Proteins co-encoded in one Campylobacter jejuni genomic window:
- the tssM gene encoding type VI secretion system membrane subunit TssM, protein MFKKIFDFVKSRLFITAFLLCCIFLLSILFWFWGSLVAFNDIYIFSSSFLRFSIILIIWLIVFLFFLLKPIINFISSLKSEKRLKFKVLKKEADEFIYKSKRNFFLSLKDAKETWKNDLKTKNLPLIIIIGNEGSGKSTFINYSDIEYPLSDSLESYKKFHKSTRNFALYVSKKGALLDTEGNYFSQEEFFKPTSSDEIPEDDIDKNRDFLIKKNIWKKFLTFLNKNFFHSKLNGIILVVDTIIFLNNPKEYSKNLIRYLTKRVNECEKTLNLKLPIYIVFSKLDLIEGMKEYFDIFDKKISDKILGLSFDKILSEEFLNNEFKELSDSLLCSLMSKNSHIYNIENKNKSYLFLKQLDNLFALAKTFILEVQEENKLKNNSYLRGVYFVSAYQENIPRNFLLDAICEKYNCKKVLSKSNIIHNKQSYFVKSLLEDLIFTDYSLSTMKSYSKKLSFLIIILIISFGTYAISSYFISKNNKEFEKSQNTLRSLQLLLKDQDYQNLNIKQKADFLIELRNILNTYPELWQDNNIFQYLNLNLSYKGFKEAKQLYYKLNEDVLKNTLLKEMEYTLLTDTNKENLIKTLYMYRSLFEQKYFNKEILKIWINENWNTLSKYSISKDDFLEGVDELKQFNLKSFTEDENSIHTGKRKLESISRTQRIYILLNFLNSDKPKEKYLIKEDLGFAANSVFSNNSQITSIDKIYTKVGMMDFLNDLNQQVDTAINIESWMLDNNFKENKNTLTMGILKLYLSEYQNAWQNLLASLQPVRYNTKEAILNELNILSKKENPLYSLLKIVSSNTNLNDAVLLTQAYNLGLNAGEIRSNFIGVSNAFTQYHKLVNKNTLLSVGNIEVGKGTDDEKILDILNTNITNMSNKIIDFSSNNNQSAEEKISYALGGNKDANDPFAVFQMNIKKLPNDLERYYGQLSNYSWNFIENHGISLFNTAWINEVYNPFVNDIAPYYPFNDESVADLSMDSFKTFFGRNGTLNSFYKKYLNNVLVKRKNNYSINSQFASKLNFSKEFLDFITNAGNLSSLILNGNDNIKVNFTIQSLDLSADFSFIKLGYDNKNIQYDHTLNQTLQIVAEKFNNGTSLNFTAYNYSNPNLNYTKSYKGEWAWYKFIKDNKSNSIYSIIFNNNKNLYFDFEIINGASELNNIVYILNNLKIVENITGVNKQ, encoded by the coding sequence ATGTTTAAAAAAATATTTGATTTTGTGAAATCAAGATTATTTATAACTGCTTTTTTGCTTTGTTGTATTTTTCTTTTGAGTATTTTATTTTGGTTTTGGGGTTCTTTGGTAGCTTTTAATGACATATATATTTTTAGTAGTTCATTTTTAAGATTTAGTATTATTTTGATAATTTGGCTTATTGTTTTTTTGTTTTTTTTATTAAAGCCTATTATAAATTTTATATCTTCTTTAAAAAGTGAAAAAAGATTAAAATTTAAAGTCCTAAAAAAAGAAGCTGATGAGTTCATTTACAAATCTAAAAGAAACTTCTTTTTATCTCTTAAAGATGCCAAAGAAACATGGAAGAATGATTTAAAAACAAAAAATTTACCCTTAATTATCATCATAGGAAATGAAGGATCTGGAAAAAGCACTTTTATTAATTATTCTGACATCGAATACCCACTTAGTGATAGTTTAGAGTCTTATAAAAAATTCCATAAGTCTACTAGAAATTTTGCACTTTATGTATCAAAAAAAGGTGCTTTGTTAGATACAGAAGGAAACTATTTTTCACAAGAAGAATTTTTTAAGCCTACAAGTAGCGATGAAATACCCGAAGATGATATAGATAAAAATAGAGATTTTTTAATTAAAAAAAATATATGGAAAAAATTCCTTACTTTTCTCAATAAAAATTTTTTTCATAGCAAACTAAATGGAATTATTTTAGTTGTTGACACTATAATTTTCTTAAATAATCCTAAGGAGTATTCCAAAAATCTTATTAGATATCTAACAAAAAGAGTAAATGAATGTGAAAAAACTTTAAATTTAAAACTGCCTATTTATATAGTTTTTTCAAAACTCGACTTGATCGAAGGCATGAAAGAGTATTTTGATATTTTCGATAAAAAAATTTCAGATAAAATTTTAGGATTATCTTTTGATAAAATCTTAAGTGAAGAATTTTTAAATAATGAATTTAAAGAATTAAGTGATTCATTATTATGTTCCTTGATGAGTAAAAACTCCCATATTTATAATATAGAAAATAAAAATAAAAGCTACTTATTTTTAAAACAACTTGATAATTTATTTGCATTAGCAAAGACTTTTATTTTGGAAGTGCAAGAAGAAAATAAGCTTAAAAATAATTCTTATCTTAGAGGAGTTTATTTTGTTAGTGCCTATCAAGAAAATATTCCTAGAAATTTCTTACTCGATGCCATATGTGAGAAATATAACTGCAAAAAAGTATTATCAAAATCCAATATTATACATAATAAACAAAGCTATTTTGTTAAATCACTGCTCGAAGATTTAATTTTTACAGATTATTCTTTAAGCACTATGAAATCTTATTCTAAAAAATTATCTTTTTTAATTATAATTTTAATCATAAGCTTTGGAACATATGCTATATCTTCTTATTTTATAAGTAAAAACAATAAAGAATTCGAAAAAAGCCAAAACACCTTAAGATCTTTACAATTGCTTCTTAAAGATCAAGATTATCAAAATTTAAATATTAAACAAAAAGCTGACTTCTTAATTGAATTGAGAAATATTTTAAATACTTATCCTGAACTTTGGCAAGATAATAATATATTTCAATATTTAAATCTAAATCTCTCATACAAAGGATTTAAAGAAGCTAAACAACTTTATTACAAACTGAATGAAGATGTGTTAAAAAATACTTTATTAAAAGAAATGGAATATACTTTACTTACCGATACAAATAAAGAAAATTTAATCAAAACATTATATATGTATAGATCTTTGTTTGAACAAAAATATTTTAATAAAGAGATACTAAAAATTTGGATTAACGAGAATTGGAATACTTTAAGTAAGTATTCAATCTCTAAAGATGACTTTCTAGAAGGGGTGGATGAGCTTAAACAATTTAATCTTAAATCTTTTACAGAAGATGAAAACAGTATACATACAGGAAAAAGAAAACTTGAGAGTATAAGTAGAACTCAAAGAATTTACATTCTTCTTAATTTTTTAAATAGCGATAAACCTAAAGAAAAATATCTTATAAAAGAGGATTTAGGTTTTGCTGCAAATAGTGTATTTTCAAATAATTCTCAAATAACTTCTATAGATAAAATATATACAAAAGTTGGTATGATGGACTTTTTAAATGATTTAAATCAACAAGTTGACACCGCAATCAATATTGAATCTTGGATGCTAGATAACAATTTTAAAGAAAATAAAAACACTTTGACTATGGGTATTTTAAAATTATACTTAAGTGAATACCAAAATGCTTGGCAAAATCTACTCGCTTCATTGCAACCTGTTAGGTATAATACCAAAGAGGCAATACTTAATGAGCTTAATATCTTATCAAAAAAAGAAAACCCTTTATATTCTTTGTTAAAAATTGTTAGTTCTAATACAAATTTAAATGATGCAGTTTTACTAACTCAAGCCTACAATTTAGGATTAAATGCTGGGGAAATTAGATCAAATTTTATTGGGGTAAGCAATGCTTTCACACAATATCATAAGCTAGTAAACAAAAATACACTTTTGAGTGTTGGTAATATAGAAGTGGGCAAAGGCACTGATGATGAAAAAATATTAGATATTCTTAATACAAATATTACAAATATGTCCAATAAAATTATAGATTTTAGTTCTAATAATAACCAAAGTGCTGAAGAAAAAATTTCATATGCTCTTGGAGGCAATAAAGATGCCAATGATCCTTTTGCTGTATTTCAAATGAACATAAAAAAATTACCTAATGATTTAGAGAGATATTATGGTCAGCTTTCTAATTATTCGTGGAATTTTATAGAAAATCATGGTATTTCTTTATTTAATACTGCTTGGATTAATGAAGTGTATAATCCATTTGTTAATGATATTGCACCATATTATCCTTTTAATGATGAGAGTGTAGCAGATCTTAGTATGGATAGTTTTAAAACATTTTTTGGAAGAAATGGGACATTAAATAGTTTTTATAAAAAATACTTGAACAATGTTTTAGTAAAAAGAAAAAATAACTATTCTATCAATTCTCAATTTGCTTCAAAATTAAATTTCTCTAAAGAATTTTTAGATTTTATCACCAATGCAGGCAATCTCTCTAGTCTCATACTAAATGGTAATGATAATATAAAAGTTAATTTTACTATTCAAAGCCTTGATTTAAGTGCGGATTTTTCCTTTATAAAGCTTGGCTATGATAATAAAAATATCCAATACGATCATACTCTTAATCAAACCCTACAAATTGTAGCAGAAAAATTCAATAATGGAACAAGTTTAAATTTTACAGCCTATAACTACTCTAATCCTAATTTAAATTATACAAAATCATATAAAGGAGAATGGGCATGGTATAAGTTTATAAAAGATAATAAAAGTAATTCTATATACAGCATTATATTTAACAATAATAAAAACTTATATTTTGACTTTGAAATTATTAACGGTGCTAGTGAATTAAATAATATAGTTTATATTTTAAATAATCTTAAAATAGTAGAAAATATTACAGGGGTAAATAAACAATGA
- a CDS encoding Hcp family type VI secretion system effector, whose amino-acid sequence MAEPAFIKIEGSTQGLISSGASTEASIGNRYKSGHEDEIMAQEVSHIVTVPVDQQSGQPSGQRVHKPFSFTCSLNKSVPLLYNALTKGERLPTVEVHWFRTATSGGSEHFFTTKLEDAIITNIELIMPNAQESSNHDKTELLKVSMSYRKVVWEHTAAGTSGSDDWREGKA is encoded by the coding sequence ATGGCTGAACCAGCGTTTATAAAAATTGAAGGTTCCACACAAGGTTTGATTTCAAGCGGTGCATCTACTGAAGCGAGTATTGGCAATAGATATAAATCGGGTCATGAAGATGAAATCATGGCTCAAGAGGTATCTCATATTGTAACCGTACCTGTTGATCAGCAAAGTGGACAACCTTCTGGACAAAGAGTTCATAAGCCTTTTTCTTTTACTTGCTCATTAAATAAATCTGTGCCTTTGCTATATAATGCACTTACCAAAGGAGAAAGACTTCCAACAGTCGAAGTTCATTGGTTTAGAACCGCAACAAGTGGCGGATCTGAACATTTTTTTACTACAAAATTGGAAGATGCAATTATTACAAATATTGAATTAATAATGCCAAATGCACAAGAGTCAAGTAATCATGATAAAACCGAGCTTTTAAAAGTTTCAATGAGCTATAGAAAAGTAGTTTGGGAACATACTGCTGCTGGAACTAGCGGAAGTGATGATTGGAGAGAGGGCAAAGCTTAA
- the icmH gene encoding type IVB secretion system protein IcmH/DotU: protein MKEINEEKKALSLLLDSDFDGLKNNKIIDYSLELLLLSYRLSKISSMDTSNINQLRETLINKILDITAKLSICKEYDEKEIIKFKYCLCVFIDESLMKNELFINFWAHNTLTVRLFDETLGGNNFYDIASSWINNPFKFKDFLEFIYACLILGYKGKYNETKDRDEKIIHFCNNIATSLKPVYKIEEELAFNKAYKTGLKENIWQKFIRLYFKKLIIVVPVLIILGVLSYAIFNLETNNLKVDNNISVLIKNLTHIE from the coding sequence ATGAAAGAAATAAATGAAGAAAAAAAGGCATTAAGCTTACTTCTTGATTCAGATTTTGATGGTTTAAAAAACAATAAAATTATTGATTATTCTTTGGAGTTGCTTTTGCTTTCTTATAGACTTTCAAAAATAAGCTCTATGGATACAAGTAATATTAATCAACTTAGAGAAACATTGATCAATAAAATTTTAGATATAACCGCTAAATTAAGTATATGTAAAGAATATGATGAAAAAGAAATTATTAAATTCAAATATTGTCTTTGTGTCTTTATAGATGAAAGCTTAATGAAAAATGAACTTTTTATTAATTTTTGGGCTCACAATACTCTAACTGTAAGGTTATTTGATGAAACTTTAGGTGGAAATAATTTTTATGATATTGCATCATCTTGGATTAATAACCCTTTTAAGTTTAAAGATTTTTTGGAATTTATCTATGCTTGTTTGATTCTTGGTTATAAAGGAAAATATAATGAGACTAAGGATAGAGATGAAAAAATAATTCATTTTTGCAATAATATTGCCACATCTTTAAAACCGGTTTATAAGATAGAAGAAGAGTTAGCTTTTAATAAAGCATATAAAACTGGTTTGAAAGAAAATATTTGGCAAAAATTTATAAGATTGTATTTTAAAAAACTTATTATCGTTGTGCCAGTATTGATTATATTAGGAGTATTAAGCTATGCAATTTTCAATTTAGAAACCAATAATCTTAAAGTGGATAATAATATATCTGTATTGATAAAAAATTTAACACATATAGAATAA
- the tssK gene encoding type VI secretion system baseplate subunit TssK, whose product MANKLKVAWFDGLNIGQTHFEQQERFFNRNIDLKTINIYSNLYGIIDLEFSQEMLLQGKIALSKISGIAQDGSIFNAPEQDLLPEPIEINYESLIDSVVVLKIPIGVTDIADLSLRNTFPNSKFICLRNSIALRNYDDSKSNVMDKIEDEYELENLTFTQEKKDLLLASLRLKLGILGNSTPDELELPIAKIKNIDINKKIELESDFIPTCLNISKISTIRSFLEEIIFSINQHKKVLSNVFKGIDQTKNTLDFSTFLSLNLLKKWYLIFSHLSKKDKIHPEFLYEKFLEFQGELAAFSNEESFLDFIPYKHDNLYNTFLNMMNNLRLLFSKITSPKYFIAKTSINGNGFYDFIFDNSGILEESEIYFAIRADVTTEYLLNNFKIQSKIHTQSKIKNIVATQLEGLNVDQVPNVPSSIPYLNGYVYYKLDKRDQLFKDFKNESIISMYLTNNIKNPDIIMWAVFQ is encoded by the coding sequence ATGGCAAATAAATTAAAAGTTGCTTGGTTTGATGGACTTAATATTGGACAAACCCATTTTGAGCAGCAAGAAAGATTTTTTAATAGAAATATAGATCTTAAAACTATAAATATATATAGTAATTTATATGGAATAATAGACTTGGAATTTTCTCAAGAGATGTTATTGCAAGGAAAAATTGCACTTTCTAAAATTTCAGGTATCGCACAAGATGGAAGCATTTTTAATGCACCTGAGCAAGATTTGTTGCCTGAGCCTATTGAAATCAATTATGAATCTTTAATTGATTCAGTTGTGGTATTAAAAATTCCTATCGGAGTTACTGATATTGCTGATTTATCTTTAAGAAATACTTTTCCAAATTCAAAGTTTATATGTCTTAGAAATAGTATTGCTTTAAGAAATTATGATGATTCAAAATCTAATGTAATGGACAAAATTGAAGATGAGTACGAACTTGAAAATCTGACTTTTACACAAGAGAAAAAAGATTTACTTCTTGCTAGTTTAAGATTAAAACTTGGCATTTTAGGTAATTCAACTCCTGATGAACTTGAATTACCAATTGCAAAAATTAAAAATATTGATATCAATAAAAAAATTGAATTAGAAAGTGATTTTATACCCACTTGCTTAAATATCAGCAAAATATCTACCATAAGATCCTTTTTGGAAGAAATTATTTTTTCAATCAATCAACATAAAAAAGTTCTATCTAATGTTTTTAAAGGAATCGATCAAACAAAAAATACATTGGATTTTAGCACTTTTTTATCCCTTAATCTTTTAAAAAAATGGTATTTAATATTTTCACATCTATCAAAAAAAGATAAAATACATCCTGAATTTTTATACGAAAAATTTTTAGAATTTCAAGGAGAGCTTGCAGCTTTTAGCAACGAAGAATCTTTTTTAGATTTTATTCCTTATAAACACGATAATCTTTATAATACTTTTTTAAATATGATGAATAATCTAAGATTGTTATTTTCTAAAATCACAAGCCCTAAATATTTTATAGCTAAGACCAGTATTAACGGCAATGGTTTTTATGATTTTATTTTTGATAATTCGGGAATTTTAGAAGAAAGTGAAATTTATTTCGCAATTCGTGCAGATGTTACTACAGAATATCTACTTAATAATTTTAAAATTCAAAGCAAGATACATACTCAAAGTAAAATTAAAAATATAGTCGCAACTCAGCTTGAGGGCTTAAATGTAGATCAAGTACCTAATGTTCCATCTAGCATTCCTTATTTAAATGGTTATGTTTATTATAAATTAGATAAAAGAGATCAACTGTTTAAAGATTTTAAAAATGAAAGTATCATTAGTATGTACTTGACCAACAATATAAAAAACCCTGATATTATAATGTGGGCGGTATTTCAATGA
- the tssJ gene encoding type VI secretion system lipoprotein TssJ → MFCKKSLFFLLPLFFCACSSVVSVKINNVENSNLNNRHDDVPVTAIVYQLKDIKKFEEASDIDLATREEGVLGKDKLDSIKTQIAPKDNIIAVKVDEEEVPYVGILVLFANNTKKTTKIWAKTEDANGFGKNKYLKFEISKEGIKRIK, encoded by the coding sequence ATGTTTTGTAAAAAAAGCTTATTTTTTTTATTGCCATTATTCTTTTGCGCTTGCTCAAGTGTTGTTAGCGTTAAGATAAATAATGTAGAGAATTCCAATCTTAATAATAGACATGATGATGTTCCTGTTACGGCTATTGTATATCAACTTAAGGATATTAAAAAATTTGAAGAAGCAAGTGATATAGATTTGGCTACTAGAGAAGAGGGGGTACTAGGCAAGGATAAACTTGATTCTATTAAAACGCAAATTGCACCTAAAGACAATATTATCGCGGTTAAAGTAGATGAAGAAGAGGTTCCTTATGTAGGCATTCTTGTATTATTTGCAAATAATACAAAAAAAACAACAAAAATATGGGCAAAGACCGAAGATGCAAATGGGTTTGGGAAGAATAAGTATTTAAAATTTGAAATATCCAAAGAAGGTATCAAAAGAATTAAATAG
- a CDS encoding type VI secretion system domain-containing protein, which yields MYFCDQLKNNLDELQEFQLLEDEMSKYKTLNHENISWDKVYQYSQFILLNHSLDFKICNYFLLSCFNLNNEECFEKLLLLFQHLKKLIDENNAYILAQKRKIQIFIQNFIQEYNKTKVRISSEIVNQFITLFSEFEDLLSCNFAKIEIAQVAPQLPKPPVTQVSVNIRSDNINSLNEREYKNFYQKLAFELLEEDENNLNIYALFTQAMWGKIRCLPECNNEKITKIRKPDADIIRILLSDKENDIEHIKCFMHELILNPFWIEGVQLFCDFLEKKKKNKQLDILIILTSDFISKFDTIELLRFQNGDFICKEEVYKYFVKSKENKKSFFSSKKTDKEHTLQDFEQMLMNIDKENFNNSIMNNINSLLDMVKIFESKGMKKNSKILNIYLVELMEKTLLKDYLAEEYENAKSKIK from the coding sequence ATGTATTTTTGTGATCAATTGAAAAATAATTTAGATGAACTACAAGAATTTCAGTTGCTTGAAGATGAGATGTCAAAATATAAGACTTTAAACCATGAAAATATTTCTTGGGATAAAGTTTATCAATATTCTCAGTTTATATTATTAAATCATTCTTTAGATTTTAAAATTTGCAACTATTTTCTTTTATCGTGTTTTAACTTAAACAATGAAGAATGCTTTGAAAAGCTTTTGCTTCTTTTTCAACATTTAAAAAAACTTATAGATGAAAATAATGCTTATATATTAGCTCAAAAGCGAAAAATTCAAATTTTTATTCAAAATTTTATTCAAGAATACAATAAAACAAAAGTGCGTATATCATCTGAGATTGTTAATCAATTTATTACTTTATTTTCCGAATTTGAAGATTTACTATCTTGCAATTTTGCAAAAATTGAAATTGCTCAAGTTGCACCACAACTTCCAAAACCTCCTGTAACTCAAGTCTCTGTAAACATTAGAAGCGATAATATTAACTCTTTAAACGAGAGAGAATATAAAAATTTTTATCAAAAACTTGCATTTGAGCTTTTGGAAGAGGATGAAAATAATCTCAATATCTACGCTTTATTCACCCAAGCAATGTGGGGAAAAATCAGGTGTTTGCCTGAATGTAATAATGAAAAAATTACTAAAATAAGAAAACCTGATGCAGATATAATTCGCATATTACTTTCTGATAAAGAAAATGACATAGAACATATTAAATGTTTTATGCATGAACTTATTTTAAATCCTTTTTGGATAGAGGGTGTGCAACTCTTTTGTGATTTTTTAGAAAAAAAGAAAAAAAATAAACAATTAGACATTCTTATAATATTAACAAGTGATTTTATTTCTAAATTTGATACTATTGAACTTCTCCGTTTTCAAAATGGTGATTTTATCTGCAAAGAAGAAGTTTATAAATATTTTGTTAAATCCAAAGAAAATAAAAAAAGTTTTTTTTCAAGTAAAAAAACTGACAAAGAACATACACTACAAGATTTTGAGCAAATGCTGATGAATATTGATAAAGAAAATTTTAATAATTCTATTATGAATAATATTAATTCCTTGCTAGATATGGTAAAAATTTTTGAGTCAAAAGGAATGAAAAAGAACTCTAAAATTTTAAATATATACTTAGTAGAGTTAATGGAGAAAACTCTACTAAAAGATTATCTAGCCGAAGAATACGAAAACGCAAAAAGTAAAATTAAGTGA
- the tssB gene encoding type VI secretion system contractile sheath small subunit has translation MSDGSYAPKERINITYKAKTNGQNEDVELPLKLMVMANLKGKNETPLEEREILQINKINFDQVMRKLNITTSFSVKNTLGTGAEELDVKLNIASMKDFSPDSLAKQIPELNKLLQLREALMALKGPMGNIPDFRKAVLEALKNEKTKEKLLLEIKQEEQGN, from the coding sequence ATGTCAGATGGATCTTATGCTCCAAAAGAGCGGATTAATATTACATATAAAGCTAAAACTAATGGACAAAATGAGGATGTGGAGTTGCCGTTAAAATTAATGGTAATGGCAAATTTAAAAGGAAAAAACGAAACTCCTTTAGAGGAAAGAGAAATTTTGCAAATTAATAAGATTAATTTTGATCAAGTCATGAGAAAACTCAATATAACAACAAGTTTTAGCGTAAAAAACACTCTTGGAACAGGAGCTGAAGAGCTTGATGTTAAGCTCAATATTGCTAGTATGAAGGATTTTTCTCCAGATAGCTTAGCTAAACAAATACCCGAGCTAAACAAATTATTGCAGCTAAGAGAAGCATTAATGGCTTTAAAAGGTCCTATGGGTAATATTCCTGATTTTAGAAAAGCTGTTTTAGAAGCGTTAAAAAATGAAAAAACTAAAGAAAAATTACTTTTAGAAATTAAACAAGAAGAGCAAGGAAATTAA
- the tssC gene encoding type VI secretion system contractile sheath large subunit, translating into MANTKAVDMPIIEQIMEKSKYSKTDESYSIAKRGVAEFISEIVKSDNAEEKINKFALDEMIAHIDYLLSKQMDEVLHNEEFQKLESTWRGLRFLVERTDFNENIKIDLFDIRKEEALEDFENNPDITQSVVYKNIYSSEYGQFGGEPVGAIIGDYQLGSASPDMTFLNKMASIAAMSHSPFLTSFGPKFFGLDDYSELANIQDLQGLLEGPQYTRWRTFRENEDSKYTGLLVTRFLARSPYDPEENPIKSFNYKENVHASHNHLLWANSSYTFCTRLTESFAKYRWCGNIIGPKSGGTVKDLPTYLYENFGTIQSKIPTEVLITDRREYELAEAGFITLTLRRDSNNAAFFSANSPLKPKLFQNTPEGKEAETNYRLGTQLPYIFLISRLAHYLKVLQREEIGSWKERSDIENGLNEWIRQYISDQENPPSEVRSRRPFRAAQVKVNDIPGEPGWYKIGLSVRPHFKYMGGNFELSLVGKLDKE; encoded by the coding sequence ATGGCAAATACTAAAGCAGTTGATATGCCAATTATTGAACAAATTATGGAGAAAAGCAAATACTCTAAAACCGATGAAAGTTATAGTATTGCTAAAAGAGGTGTTGCTGAATTTATTTCAGAAATTGTAAAAAGCGACAATGCTGAAGAAAAAATCAATAAATTTGCACTTGATGAAATGATAGCCCATATTGATTATTTACTCTCAAAACAAATGGATGAAGTTTTACATAATGAAGAATTTCAAAAACTTGAATCTACTTGGCGTGGACTTAGATTTCTAGTTGAAAGAACTGATTTTAATGAAAATATAAAAATTGACCTATTTGATATAAGAAAAGAAGAAGCTTTAGAGGATTTTGAAAACAATCCAGATATAACACAAAGCGTTGTTTATAAAAATATATATTCTTCAGAATATGGACAATTTGGAGGAGAGCCTGTAGGAGCAATCATTGGAGATTATCAACTTGGATCAGCAAGTCCTGATATGACTTTTTTAAATAAAATGGCTAGTATTGCGGCTATGAGTCATTCTCCCTTTTTAACATCTTTTGGACCAAAATTTTTTGGGCTTGATGATTATTCTGAACTTGCGAATATTCAAGATTTGCAAGGTTTGCTAGAAGGTCCTCAATATACAAGGTGGAGAACTTTTAGAGAAAATGAAGACTCTAAATATACAGGCTTACTAGTGACAAGATTTTTAGCAAGAAGCCCTTATGATCCTGAAGAAAACCCTATTAAAAGCTTTAACTATAAAGAAAATGTTCATGCTTCGCATAATCATTTATTGTGGGCTAATTCTTCGTATACTTTTTGTACAAGATTAACAGAAAGCTTTGCTAAATATAGATGGTGTGGAAATATTATAGGACCAAAAAGTGGAGGGACTGTTAAGGATCTGCCTACTTATCTTTATGAAAATTTTGGAACTATACAATCAAAAATACCTACAGAAGTTTTGATTACAGATAGGAGAGAGTATGAACTTGCCGAAGCAGGTTTTATAACCTTAACATTAAGAAGAGATAGTAATAATGCAGCATTTTTTTCAGCAAATTCTCCGTTAAAACCAAAATTATTTCAAAATACCCCAGAAGGTAAAGAAGCTGAAACAAATTACAGATTAGGAACTCAACTTCCATATATCTTTTTAATTTCAAGATTGGCACACTATTTAAAGGTTTTACAACGAGAAGAAATAGGGAGCTGGAAAGAAAGAAGCGATATTGAAAATGGACTTAATGAATGGATTAGACAATATATTTCCGATCAAGAAAATCCACCTTCTGAAGTAAGAAGTCGTCGTCCATTTAGAGCAGCACAAGTGAAAGTTAATGATATACCAGGAGAGCCAGGATGGTATAAAATAGGACTAAGTGTCCGACCTCATTTTAAATATATGGGCGGTAATTTTGAACTTTCTTTAGTAGGAAAATTAGATAAAGAATAA
- the tssE gene encoding type VI secretion system baseplate subunit TssE, whose protein sequence is MSLLDKLIHNLDEQNIHIPFYQNDFEDVKNNIKVLLNAKINDCYAVKNLGMPNMADINLNSNELCVSMAKEIRKLIDNYEKRICVVSITYDNNLSPWQLSFIVKCFFQDDRFKEFNIEIIFKNNRYCEVK, encoded by the coding sequence ATGTCCTTGCTAGATAAACTAATCCATAATTTAGATGAGCAAAACATTCATATTCCATTCTATCAAAATGATTTTGAGGATGTAAAAAACAATATAAAGGTTTTGCTCAATGCAAAAATTAATGATTGTTATGCTGTAAAAAATTTAGGAATGCCTAATATGGCTGATATTAATCTTAACTCTAATGAATTATGCGTATCAATGGCCAAGGAAATAAGAAAACTAATTGATAACTATGAAAAAAGAATATGTGTAGTTTCTATCACTTATGATAATAATTTAAGTCCTTGGCAACTTTCTTTTATTGTAAAATGTTTTTTTCAGGATGATCGTTTTAAAGAATTTAATATAGAAATCATCTTTAAAAACAATAGATATTGCGAGGTTAAATGA